In Streptomyces paludis, the genomic stretch GCCGCCGTACGACGCGCTGGTGGTGGGGTACGGGACGCCGTCCGACAGCGCGTGGACGGGCGCGCTGGACGCGCTGCGGCGCGTACTGCCGTCGCGGCCATCGCACCCGTCACTGCCACCGCCGCTGCCGTCGTCGTCGTGACAGCGCGCGCCGGTCCGTTTTAGGATCTTCAGTACGGCATCGCGTGTCGGTCACCGTCCGGGTGAGGCATGGAGGTGCCCGTGAGTCTGCCTTTCGGAGGCATTCCACCGTGTCTGTTCAGTTGAATCACACCATCGTCCACGCCAGGGACAACCGGGAATCCGCGGATTTCCTGGCGCACATCATGGACCTCGAAGCCGGTGAGCAAGCGGGTCCGTTCATCCCCGTCGAGCTGAGCAACGGGGTCACCCTCGACTACGCGACCATCCCCGCCGAGTCGATCACCATGCAGCACTACGCCTTCCTGGTCACCGAGGCGGAGTTCGACGGGATCTTCCAGCGGATCCAGGACGCCGGGATCGGCTTCTGGGCCGATCCGCACCAGAAGCACCCCGGCGAGATCAACCACAACGACGGCGGCCGGGGAATCTACTTCCTCGACCCGGCGGGCCACGCCCTGGAGGCGATCACCCGGCCGTACGGCGGCTTCCCGAGCTAGCCCGCTCTGTTCTGCCCTGCACTGCCCGGGCCGGGGGCATTCCGTTACGGCGCGCCCCCGGCCGTCTTCCCTGGCGTGTCCCCGGCCGCCTCCCCGGCTGTCGGCGGTTCGCCGAACCGCGCCAGCGCCAGCGCCCCGGCCACCGCGACCGCGAAGCCCGCCACCGCCAGCCACTCCAGGCCGTCGCGCGTACGGTCACCCAGCCAGACCACGCCGACCAGCGCCGGGCCGATCGTCTCGCCGAGGACCATGCCCGCCGTCGCCGTCGTGACCGAGCCCCGCTGGAGCGCCGAGGTCAGCAGCAGGAACGCCGCGCCCCCGCCCAGCAGCAGCGCGTAGAGCGCCGGATTGGCCGGATCCGGCCCGTCGATGAGCCGGACCGAGACCTCCACGACCCCGAAGCCGAACCCGGACCCCAGGCCCAGCACCAGCGCGCGCGGCCGGTCGGGGAGCCGGCCCGCCGCCGCACCGGCCAGCAGCACCGCGCCCGCCACCGCCAGCATCACCCAGCCCAGCGCCGCCGGCCCCGCGCGGTGGCCCTCCGGCCCCGACGCCAGCCCCAGCAGCGCGAGCCCTCCGCACACCACCGCCACCGCGCCCCACTCGGCGCCGCTGAGCCGCACCGCCAGCAGCCGCGCCGCCACCACCGCCGTCACCGCCAGACTCGCCGCCAGCGCCGCGCCCACCGCGTAGATCGGCAGCGAGCGCAGCGCGACGATCTGGAGGGCGAACCCCAGCCCGTCCAGCGCCAGCCCGGCCCCGTACCGCCACTGCCGCAGCGCGCGCAGCAACAGCGCCGGATCCACCCCGGACCCCGTCCCCGGCTCGGCGGTGCGGGTGGCGACGGCCTGGAGGACGGAGGCGGTGCCGAAACAGACCGCGGCGCCAAGTGCGCAGATCATCCCAAGAAGCACAAAGGGACTGTAGGCCCTGCCCGGCCGCCCCGGGACCCCTGCCCCGGGACCCCCGCACCGACCAGGGGCCCCATACCCGACCCAGGAACCCGCTCAGTCCGCCAGTACCGCCCGCAGCTGCTCCAGCCCCCAGTCCAGGTCCCCCTTGCTGATCACCAGCGGCGGCGCGATCCGGATCGTGGCGCCGTGGGTGTCCTTCACCAGCACCCCCCGCTCCATCAGCCGCTCCGAGATCTCCCGGCCCGTGCCCCGCGACGGCGCGATGTCCACGCCCGCCCACAGACCGCGCCCCCGCACCTCCTCGACGGCGCCCGTCTCCCGGAGCCGGCCCAGCTCGCGGTGGAGATGGTCGCCCAGCTCGGCGGCGCGCCGCTGGAACTCGCCCGTCCGCAGCATCGCCAGCACCTCCAGCGCCACCGCGCAGGCCAGCGGATTGCCGCCGAAGGTCGAGCCGTGCTCGCCCGGGCGGAACACGCCGAGGACGGCCGCCGAGGAGACCACCGCCGAGACCGGCACCACCCCGCCGCCCAGCGCCTTCCCGAGGACGTACATGTCCGGGACGACGTCCTCGTGCTCGCAGGCGAACGTCTTCCCCGTACGGCCCAGGCCCGACTGGATCTCGTCCGCCACGAAGAGCACGTTCCGCTCGCGGGTCAGCCGCCGTACCCCGGCCAGATAGCCGGCCGGCGGGACCCGTACCCCGGCCTCGCCCTGGACCGGCTCCAGCAGCACGGCCACGGCGTTCTCCGTCAGCGCCGCGTCCAGGGCCGTGAGGTCGCCGTACGGCACGATCTCGAAGCCGGGGGTGTACGGGCCGAAGTCCGCCCGTGCCTCCGGGTCCGTCGCGAAGCTGACGATCGTCGTCGTACGGCCGTGGAAGTTGTCCGCCGCGACCACGATCTTTGCCATGCCGTCCGGCACGCCCTTGACCCGGTAACCCCACTTCCTGGCCGTCTTGACGGCCGTCTCCACCGCCTCCGCGCCCGTGTTCATCGGCAGGACCATCTCCATGCCGCACAGCTCGGCCAGCCGCGCGCAGAACTCGGCGAACCGGTCGTGGTGGAACGCGCGGGAGGTGAGCGTCACCCGGTCCAGCTGGGCCTTCGCCGCGTCGATCAGCCGCCGGTTGCCATGGCCGAAATTGAGCGCCGAATACCCGGCGAGCAGATCGAGGAAACGGCGCCCCTCGATATCGGTCATCCACGCGCCTTCGGCGGAGGCGACGACGACGGGGAGCGGGTGGTAGTTGTGCGCGCTGTGGGCCTCCACCGCGGCGATGGCGCGTGCGGTGGCCGCCGGAGGCGGCGCGGCCGGTGTTCGCGGGGGTGCCACCGGTTCCACGGGATCTCCGTTCGATTGGGCCCATAAGGGCTATGTGATGATCTATCCGCTGATTTATTACCTTCCTTATGTGATTCCCCCGTTTTCCGGCGTCGTATCCTCGCCCTGTCCCCGTACGGGAGCGACGTCACGGACCTGTCAGTCGCACCTGAGAGAATGGTGAACATGGCCTCTGCTCTTCCCCGCGCGCTCTCCGGGATCCAGCCCACCGCAGGCTCGTTCCACCTCGGGAACTACCTCGGTGCGGTGCGCCAGTACGTGGCGCTCCAGGAGACCCACGACGCCTTCTACATGGTCGTGGACCTGCACGCGATCACCGTTCCGCAGGACCCCGCCGAGCTGCGCGCCAACACGCGGCTCGCCGTGGCGCAGCTGCTCGCCGCCGGGCTCGACCCGCACCGCTGCACGCTGTTCGTGCAGAGCCATGTGCCCGAGCACGCCCAGCTCGGCTGGGTCATGAACTGCATCACGGGCTTCGGTGAGGCGTCCCGGATGACGCAGTTCAAGGACAAGTCCGCCAAGCAGGGCACGGACCGCGCCACGGTCGGGCTGTTCACGTACCCGATCCTCCAGGTCGCGGACATCCTGCTCTACCAGGCCGACGCCGTCCCGGTCGGTGAGGACCAGCGCCAGCACATCGAGCTGACCCGCGATCTCGCCGAGCGCTTCAACGGCCGCTTCGGGGAGACGTTCACGGTCCCGGCGCCGTACATCGTCAAGGAGGTCGCGAAGATCTACGACCTCCAGGACCCGGCGAGCAAGATGAGCAAGTCGGCGTCCACGCCCAAGGGCCTGATCAATCTGCTGGACGAGCCGAAGGTCACCGCGAAGAAGATCAAGAGCGCGGTCACCGACACCGGCACGGAGATCCGCTTCGACGCGGCGGAGAAGCCCGGCGTCTCCAACCTCCTTACCATCCTCTCCACCCTCTCGGGGACCTCCATCCCCGATCTGGAACGTGGGTACGAGGGCAAGGGCTACGGTGCCCTGAAGACGGACCTGGCCGAGGTGATGGTCGACTTCGTCACCCCGTTCAGGACGCGTACGCAGGAGTATCTGGACGACCCGGAGACCCTGGACGCGCTCCTGGCCGCGGGGGCGGAGAAGGCCCGCGCCGTCGCCGCCGAGACGCTCGCCCAGACCTACGACCGGATCGGCTTCCTGCCCGCCAAACACTGAGACCGCGCCCGGCCGCACCACCCAGGCCCGGCCGGCCGGTCACACCCCCCCCGCCAACCAATCCACCCGACCCGGACACAACCCGGACACACGGACTACTGAGGAGCAGATGTGGGGACCGTAACGCTTGGCGTTTCGATCGCGGTCCCGGAGCCGTACGGCAGCCTCATCCAGGAGCGGCGTGCGGGCTTCGGCGATCCCGCCGCGCACAGCATCCCCACCCATGTCACGCTGCTGCCGCCCACCGAGGTCGACGCGTCGGCCCTGCCCGCGATCGAGGCGCATCTCGCCACGGTCGCCGCGGCGGGCCGGCCGTTCCCGATGCGCCTCTCCGGCACCGGTACGTTCCGCCCGCTCTCGCCGGTGGTCTACATCCAGGTCGTGGAGGGCACCTCGGCCTGCGCCTGGCTCCAGCAGCGGGTCCGGGACGCGTCGGGGCCGCTCGTACGGGACTTGCAGTTTCCGTACCACCCGCATGTGACCGTCGCGCACGGCATCGCCGAGGAGGCGATGGACCGGGCGTACGAGGAGCTGTCGGAGTACGCGGCGGAGTGGAGCTGCGCCTCCTTCGCGCTGTACCAGCAGGGCACGGACGGTGTGTGGCGCAAGCTGCACGAGTACGCGTTCGGCGGCGGCGGGGAGACCACATCGCTGCCCTCCCAGTCCACCCCGGCCGACCGGCCCTCGGTGCACCCCTGAGAGACCGCAACTGCCGGTCCGAGGCTACGGAACCTCAGACCGGCAGTCTGCGGAAGAGCGGGCGCGGCAGATGCCGCAGCCCCGCCATCACCACCCGCAGCGCCCCCGGCACCCACACCGTCTCCGAGCGCCGCCGCAGCCCCAGCTCGATGGCGACCGCCACGGCCTCCGGCGTCGTGACCGAGACCGCGACCGGCGCCGTCTCCGGGCGGCCCGCCGTCCGCCGCGTCCGTACGAAACCCGGCCGTACGACCATGACATGCACCCCCGTGCCGTGCATCGCGTCCCCGAGGCCCTGGGTGAACGCGTCGAGGCCCGCCTTGCTCGATCCGTAGATGAAGTCCGCGCGCCGCGCCCGTTCGCCCGCCACCGACGAGAGCACCACCAGCGAGCCGTGCCCCTGCGACTGGAGCGCGCCCGCGCACACCAGGCCCGCCGAGACCGCGCCGGTGTAGTTCGTCTGCGCCACCCGTACGGCCGCGAGCGGCTCCGCCTCGTCGTGCGCCTGGTCGCCGAGGATGCCGAAGGCGACGAGCACGAGGTCGATGTCGCCCTCCGCGAAGACCTTCCCGAGCACCTCCTCGTGCGTGCCGGGGTCCAGGGCGTCGAACGCGACCGTACGGACGTCCACGCGGTCCTGGCCGGCCGGGCCCAGCGCCCGCAGCCGCTCGGCGGCGGTCTCCAGGGCGGGCGAGGGGCGTCCGGCCAGCCAGACCGTACGGGTGCGGCGGGCGATCAGCCGGCGCGCGGTGGCCAGCCCGATCTCCGACGTCCCGCCGAGGATCAGCAGGGACTGCGGGGTGCCGAAGGCGTCCTTCACGTACATCGCTCCTTGGGTGAGTGGCGGTAAAGGGAGTGGCGGTAAGGCGGCAGGGAGGTAGGCGGTAGGGCGGTACAGCGGTAACGCGGAGGCGGGCACTACAGGCGCAGCCGCCGCGACAGGTCCGACGTGAACACCGACCGCGGATCCAGCTCGGCCCGCAGCGCCCGGAACTCCGCCAGCCGCGGATACATCGCGGCCAGCCGCTCCGGCCTGATCCGGGCGTCCTGCGCCAGACAGACCCGGCCCCCGTCCGCCACGACCTCCTCGTCCAGCGCGTCGAGCAGCGGCCCCAGGCTGCCCGGGTCGGCCGGCAGCTCGACCGTCAGCGACCAGCCGGGCGCCGGGAAGGACAGCCACCCCGACCCGGCCGCGCCGAAGCGGGTGAGCGCGGCGGGGAAGGACGGACAGCCGTGCCGCGCGAGGCGCTCCACGATCCGGCGCAGGGTCTCCTCCCGGCCGTATCCGACGGTGAAGCGGTAGCGGACGAAGCCGCCGCGCCCCGGCCCCGGCAGCCGGTGCCAGGGCACCGCGTCCCCGGGCGGCCGGCCGAACACCGGGAGGCGCCGCAGCTCACCGCTGCGCAGCCGGGGCGCCGTCCGGTACCAGACGCCGTTGAGCAGCCCGGCCGCCGCCCGCCCCGGCAGTCCCGGCGGCGGTACGAGCGCGGAGAGGCCGTCCCGGGGCCCCGGCCGGAAGAGCAGCGGGCGCCGCCGGGCGCGCGCGGGCAGGGCGCTGAGCGGCGCGTGCTCCCCGCGTACGAGGACCGCGCGCCCCAGCTCCGCCCCGCGCGCCAGCGGATCCAGCCAGGCGACCGCGTAGCCGCGCGGCTGCTCCGGGCCGGGGTCGGACTCGGGCGCCGCCGGGTACGGGCGCGGGTCCGCCGCCGCCAGTCGCGCGAACAGGTCGTCGAGATCCGTCGCCCGCTCCGTGTCGACGATCATCAGCGAGGTCGCCACGCGCCGCAGCCGCAGTGTCGCCGAGAGGATCACCCCGGTCAGCCCGAGACCGCCCGCCGTCGCGTCGAAGAGCGGGGTGCCGGGCAGCGCCGTCCGCCGCTCGCCGTCCGCCGTGAGCAGCTCCAGCGCCGACACATGGGCGGAGAACGACCCCGCCGCCGGATGGTTCGCGCCCTCGACGTCCGCGCCGATCGCGCCGCCGACCGTCACCCCGTACCCCCCGGTCACCGGGGTCACCGGCAGGCACCAGCCCAGCGGCAGCAGCACCTCCAGCAGCCGGCGCAGACTCAGCCCGGCCTCGCACACCACGACGCCCGTGGTGACGTCGAGCGCGCGGATTCGGTCGAGCCCCGTCATGTCGAGGACCGCGCCACCGGCGTTCTGTGCCGCGTCGCCGCAGCTCCGGCCGAGCCCGCGGGCGATGAGGCCACGCTCCCCGCCGGCCCGGACGGCCGCGGCGGCCTCGTCGGGGGAGCGGGGGCGCAGCAGCAGGGCGGTCGTGGGGGAGGTGCGCCCCAGGCCCGTGAGGGAGACGACGGAGTCCTCGTCGTAATAGCCGTGCTCGGCGGTGTCGACTGACATGGAGGTGACCGTATCGCCCCCATACCTCAATCTTTGTAATCTTTGTCGCCTTTGTTGCGCTGCTTGGATGAACGCGCGGGAACGGGTGAGGCGGCTCACGCATGTTCGGCCGTGGCCGGGCGGGGCCGCCGGGTAGATCTTCGCCATGGACTGGCTGAGAAAACTCCCCGTCATCGGCCCGCTCGTGGCCAGGCTGATGCGGACGCACGCCTGGCAGGCGTACGAGCGGCTCGACCGGGTCCACTGGTCGCGGCTCGCCGCCGCGATCACCTTCCTCAGCTTTCTCTCGCTCTTCCCGCTCATCACGGTCGCCGCCGCCGTCGGGGCCGCGCTGCTCAGCAAGGACCAGCTCGACCGGGCGCAGCACAGCATCGAGAAGCAGGTCCCCGGTATCTCCGACCAGCTCGATCTCAACTCCCTCGTCACCAACGCCGGCACCATCGGGGTGGTCGCCGGGGCGGTGCTGCTCTTCACCGGGATCGGCTGGATCGGCTCGATGCGCGAGTGTCTGCGGGCCGTCTGGGAACTGGACGACGGGGAACAGGGCAACCCGATCGTCCTCAAGGGCAAGGACGGCCTGGTCCTCATCGGCCTCGGTGCCGTCGGGCTCGCCTCACTGGCCGCCTCGGGGCTCGGCTCCACGGCCGTCGGCTGGACCGCCGAGCGGCTCGGCATCGAGGGGGGCGGCGCGGGCGGCGTACTCCTGCGGATCGCGGCGCTCGTGGTGGCGGTCGGCGCGGACTTCCTGCTGCTCCTGTACGTGCTGACGCTGCTGCCGCGCGTCCACCCGCCGCGCCGCCGGCTGATGGTCGCCGCGCTGATCGGGGCTGTCGGCTTCGAGGCGCTGAAGCTGCTGCTCGGCGGCTATATGAAGGGCGTGGCGGGCAAGAGCATGTACGGCGCGTTCGGGGTGCCGGTGGCGCTGCTGCTGTGGATCAACTTCACGGCGAAGCTGCTGCTGTTCTGCGCGGCCTGGACGGCGACGCGGAAGGCGGCGGCTTCGGCCGAGGAGACCGAAGCCACCGACGACGTCACGGACGCGCGCGGCGACGGACCAGGTCGGGCAGCGGCCAGCGCCGGTTGACCAGGAACACCGCACCCGCCAGCGCGATCAGCACCCCGCCCGCCACCGCCAGCGCGATCCCCACCCCGCTCGATCCGCCGCTGTTCGCGGTCGCGACCGCCTCGGCGGGCGCGGTGGCCGGCGCCGACTCGTCGCTCACCGGCGTGGGGCTCGGCGAACCGGCGTCCGACACGGCGTTCTTCGGCGGCACCAGCTCACCGACCGGCTTGACCTTCCCGACCGCCGCGAAGCCCCAGTCCAGCAGCCGCGCCGTCTCCTGGTACACCGCGTGCGGCTCGGTGGAGGACGGATTCATCACGGTGACCAGCAGCTTCTTGCCGTTCCGCTCAGCGACGCCGGTGAACGTCGTACCGGCGTGGGTGGTGCTGCCGTTCTTCACGCCCGCGATGCCCTGGTACTGCGCGACCCCGTTGGCGCCCGTCAGCAGCCGGTTGGTGTTCTGGATCTCGAAGGTCTCGCGCTTCTTGCCCTTCTTCTTCTCGCCGGGGAACTTGGCCGTCGCCGTCGCCGCGTACTCCCGGAAGTCCTTCTTCTGGAGCCCCGAGCGGGCGAAGAGGGTGAGGTCGTACGCGCTGGAGACCTGGCCCTTCTCGTCGTACCCGTCCGGCGAGACCACATGGGTGTCCAGCGCCTGGAGGTTCTCGGCGTGCTTCTGCATGTCGCGGACGGTCTTGTCGATGCCGCCGTTCATCGCGGAGAGCACATGCACGGCGTCGTTCCCGGACTTGAGGAACACGCCCAGCCACAGATCGTTGACCGTGTAGGTGAGGTTCTCCTTGACGCCCACGAGGCTGCTGCCCGCGCCCATGCCCTGGAGATCGGCCGGCGCCACCTTGTACGACTCGGTCTTGGGCATCCGGGGCAGCAGCGTGTCCGCGAAGAGCATCTTGAGCGTGGACGCGGGGGGCAGCCGCCAGTGGGCGTTGTGGGAGGCCAGCACATCGCCGTGCTCCGCGTCCGCGACGATCCACGACCGCCCGCTGAGCTTCTTGGGCAGCACCGGCACGCCCGCCGCCATGTTCACCTGCGTACCCGCGAGCCCCAGTTTCTCTCCGCCGAGTGTGGACATCGAGGCGGGCGGCTTCGGCTGCTTCGTGTCGGCGCCGTCGGCCCTGGCGTACAGCGGTACGGAGGCGGCCGGGGCGGCCGGCGCGGCCGGGAGGGCCGCGGCGGGCACGGCGGTCAGAGCGGGCAGCAGCGCGGCGGCGAGGACCGTCAGGACGGTCTTATTCAGAGCGGGCACGACCGTGAAGGTACAGGGCGCGCCAGACGGCGACGACGGCCGGTCCGCGGGACCCCGCCGCCGCTGTTCGAGAGGCCCCGGCGATACTGACGGTATGAAGCTCAGCCGCCCCGTGTCCTGGTTCCTGCTGGCCTTTGGCCTCTGGTCTTGGGGCATCTGGGTCACCTTCGTCAAGAACTTGTGGCAGGACGGCAGCGGACTCGCCTTCGACGACGCCGGAGATCCGACGGCGTACTTCTGGGTGCATCTGACCCTCGCCATCGTGTCCTTTCTTCTGGGGACGGCCATCGGCGTCATCGGGTTCCGGGGCGTACGCGCGCTCCGCGAACACAATAAAGATCAACAGGATTGAGGGACTTGCTCGTGGTGGTCGTCGTCGTTCTGCTGGCACTCGCGGTGGTCGCGCTGCTGACCGTGGCGCACTGGTATCTGTGGCGGCGCCTCGTACGCGACACCACGGCGCCGGGGGGCCTCGCCCGTAAGGCGGGGACGGTCGCCGCGGTGGTGCTGCCTTTACTGTCCGTCCTGGCGCTCACCGCGCGTGGCTGGGCGCCCTTCTGGTTGCAGCAGATAGTGGCCTGGCCGGGGTATCTGTGGCTGGCGGTGCTGCTGTATCTGCTGCTGGCACTGCTGGTCGGGGAGGCCGTACGGCCCCTGTTCAGGATGTTGCCGCAGCGGCGGCCGAAGGGCGAGCCGGACGGGGCGACGGAGTCTGTACGGGCCGATGAGCGCGCCCCGGTGACCACTCCCGAGGGGCCTTCGGAGGCAGCGGCAGCGGCGGAGGCGGAGGCGGAAGCCGGAGCAGCGGCCACGTCCGCGCCGACGTCTTCGGAGCCGGCGCCCGCGACGTCTCCGGAGCCGGCGCCCGCGACCGCCTCGGCCTCCGCCCCCGTCACACCGAAGTCCGCGCCGTCCTCCGCGTCCGTACTCGCGCCCTCCCGGCGGCTCTTCGTCTCCCGCGTCGTCGGCGGCGCCGCCGCGACCGCCGCGCTCGCCACGGTCGGCTACGGCACGTACGGCGTGCTGCGCGGCCCCCGCGTCAAGCGCGTCACGGTGCCGCTCGCCAAGCTGGCGCGCGCCGCGCACGGGTTCCGTATCGCCGTCGTCAGCGACATCCACCTCGGCCCGGTCCTGGGCCGCGCCCACTCCCAGCGCATCGTCGACGCGATCAACTCGACCCAGCCCGACCTGATCGCGGTCGTCGGGGACATGGTCGACGGCAGCGTCAAGGACCTGGGGCCGGCCGCCGAGCCGCTCGCCGGGCTCGAAGCGAAGCACGGGGCGTTCTTCGTCACCGGCAACCACGAGTACATCTCCGGCGCGGCCGAATGGGTCGACCACGTCCGCGAACTGGGGCTGCGGCCCCTGGAGAACGAACGCGTCGAGCTCGACGGCTTCGACCTCGCCGGGGTCAACGACATCGCGGGCGAGAGCGAGGGCCTCGGGCCCGACTTCGGCAAGGCCCTCGGCGACCGCGACACAACCAGGGCGTCCGTGCTCCTCGCCCACCAGCCCGTCGTCATCCACGACGCCGTACGCCACGGCGTCGACCTCCAGCTCTCCGGCCACACCCACGGCGGCCAGCTCTGGCCCGGCAGCCTCCTCGCCGGACTCGCCAACCCCACCGTCGCGGGTCTGGAGCGGTACGAGGACACCCAGCTCTACGTCTCGCGCGGGGCCGGTGCCTGGGGGCCGCCCGTACGTGTCGGCGCGCCGTCGGACATCACCCTCGTACAACTGGCCTCGCGCCAGGCTTGAGCCCGCGCGCCCGAGCCGACGAATCAGGAGTCCCTGCCGGAGCTGTCGGTCCGGTCGGCCGGGTCAGCCGTGTCCGTCCGGCCAGCTCGGTCGGTCCGGCCGGCCCGTGCCGCCGCCGTTTCCGCCATCCCCGGCAGGAACTCCGTGAACAGCTCGTGCACTTCGCGTACGACCGGACGCAGCACCCGGAAGCGCGAGAGCGCGATCGTCCGGGCGGTCAGCCGGGCGCCGCGCAGGGCCAGCCGGCGGGTGCGCGCGCTGTGCGGCGAGCGGTCGTAGACCCAGTACAGGACCAGCCCCATCTGGGCCAGCCACAGCACCTCGGGGAGGGTGTCCGCCAGCTCCTTCGGGATCTTCGTCCGGGAGCCGGCCAGCACCTCGCGGTGGACGGCGATCGCGGCCTCCCGGACCGGCTCCGATTCGGGGGAGAAGGGGCTGAGCGGGCTGTCGGGATCCGCCGCGTTCTTGAAGAACTGCGCGGCGAAGGCGTGGTACGGCTCCGCGATGTCGAGCCAGCCCGTCAGCACCGCGCCGAAGCGTTCCTCCAGACCGGTCTCCCGGTCCAGTACGGGCCGGATCGCCAGCCGGTGTTCGGTGGCGATCCGGTCGTAGAAGCCCTGGACGAGATGTTCCTTCGACGCGAAGTAGTAGTACGCGTTCCCGACGGAGACACCGGCCTCCTTGGCGATGGCCCGCATCGTCGTCTTGTCGTAACCGCGCTCCTTGAAGAGCCGCAGCGCGGTTTCGAGGATGAGGGTGCGGGTCTGCTCGCTCTTCGGAAGAGTCTTCTCGCTCTTCGGGAGGGGGGTCGGGTCCTTCGTGTCCTTCGCGTCCGTCACGGTCCCCGAGCCTAATCCGGCCGGCCGCCGCCCGGCGGCGCGGGCAGCTCGCACGCGTCGTCGCAGGGGGCGGCCGTCAGCGCGCGGTACTTCGCGGCGGCGAGCACACTGACCCGGGCGAACGGCGCGCCCGCCGGGGTGGCCAGCCAGTGTGCCCGGGGCCGGTGTTCGGCCAGCGCCCAGAGGCAGACGATCCAGGCGGCGGTGGCGCGGTAGACCTGGCCGCCGTCCCCGATGACGGTGATCTCCTTGAGCGTGGCGGCGTGGTCGAGGTCCGGGTAGCGCCGCCGCGCCTCCGGTGACGCGGCGGGGACGAAGTCGAGCGGTACGAGCTGGGGCTGCCGGCCGAGCCACTCC encodes the following:
- a CDS encoding metallophosphoesterase, which translates into the protein MRDLLVVVVVVLLALAVVALLTVAHWYLWRRLVRDTTAPGGLARKAGTVAAVVLPLLSVLALTARGWAPFWLQQIVAWPGYLWLAVLLYLLLALLVGEAVRPLFRMLPQRRPKGEPDGATESVRADERAPVTTPEGPSEAAAAAEAEAEAGAAATSAPTSSEPAPATSPEPAPATASASAPVTPKSAPSSASVLAPSRRLFVSRVVGGAAATAALATVGYGTYGVLRGPRVKRVTVPLAKLARAAHGFRIAVVSDIHLGPVLGRAHSQRIVDAINSTQPDLIAVVGDMVDGSVKDLGPAAEPLAGLEAKHGAFFVTGNHEYISGAAEWVDHVRELGLRPLENERVELDGFDLAGVNDIAGESEGLGPDFGKALGDRDTTRASVLLAHQPVVIHDAVRHGVDLQLSGHTHGGQLWPGSLLAGLANPTVAGLERYEDTQLYVSRGAGAWGPPVRVGAPSDITLVQLASRQA
- a CDS encoding TetR/AcrR family transcriptional regulator — its product is MTDAKDTKDPTPLPKSEKTLPKSEQTRTLILETALRLFKERGYDKTTMRAIAKEAGVSVGNAYYYFASKEHLVQGFYDRIATEHRLAIRPVLDRETGLEERFGAVLTGWLDIAEPYHAFAAQFFKNAADPDSPLSPFSPESEPVREAAIAVHREVLAGSRTKIPKELADTLPEVLWLAQMGLVLYWVYDRSPHSARTRRLALRGARLTARTIALSRFRVLRPVVREVHELFTEFLPGMAETAAARAGRTDRAGRTDTADPADRTDSSGRDS
- a CDS encoding thiol-disulfide oxidoreductase DCC family protein encodes the protein MTVLYDANCPLCAHVREWLGRQPQLVPLDFVPAASPEARRRYPDLDHAATLKEITVIGDGGQVYRATAAWIVCLWALAEHRPRAHWLATPAGAPFARVSVLAAAKYRALTAAPCDDACELPAPPGGGRPD